One Cicer arietinum cultivar CDC Frontier isolate Library 1 chromosome 8, Cicar.CDCFrontier_v2.0, whole genome shotgun sequence DNA segment encodes these proteins:
- the LOC101493505 gene encoding pentatricopeptide repeat-containing protein At1g20230, with protein MFQSISQCLNSTTSTLFHARQAHAHFLKFGLFFDTQLTTSLLSLYSHYLPFTQLKLVLSSLPQPTLFSFSSIINSFARSRHFNHVLGVFSQMGSLGLVPDSYLLPSAIKACSALKALKLGRQVHGFAYVSGFGSDSILISSLVHMYLKCKTIEDAQKLFDSMSERDVVVWSAMIAGYSRLGLVDRAKELFSEMRNEGVEPNLVSWNGMIAGFGNAGSYGEAAMLFRGMISEGFLPDGSAVSCVLPGIGNLEDVLMGKQVHGYVIKQGLDSDNFVISALLDMYGKCGCTSEMSRVFDEIDQTEIGSLNAFLTGLSRNGLVDTALEMFKKFKAQEIELNVVTWTSIIASCTQHGKDMEALEFFRDMQADGVEPTAVTIPSLIPACGNVSALTHGKEIHCFSLRKGIFDDVYVGSALIDMYAKCGRIQLSRHCFDIMPAKNLVSWNSVMSGYAMHGKARETIEMFNMMLQSGQKPDLITFTCVLSACTQNGLIEEGWNYFNSMSKEHDVEPRMEHYACMVTLLSRVXXXXXXYSIVKEMPFEPDACVWGSLLSSCRVHKNLSLGEIAAEKLFVLEPDNPGNYVLLSNIYASKGMWGEENRIRNMMKNKGLRKNPGCSWIEIGRRVHTLLSGDKSHPQMKEILEKSDKLSIEIKKSGYLPMTNTVLQDVEEQDKEQILCGHSEKLAVVLGLLNTSPGQPLQVIKNLRICDDCHAVIKVISRLEAREIYVRDTNRFHHFKDGVCSCEDFW; from the exons ATGTTCCAATCCATTTCCCAATGTCTCAACTCAACAACTTCCACACTCTTTCATGCACGACAAGCTCACGCACATTTCCTCAAATTTGGTCTCTTTTTCGACACCCAACTCACCACAAGTCTCCTCTCTCTCTATTCTCATTACCTTCCCTTCACACAACTCAAACTTGTTCTTTCCTCTCTCCCTCAACCAACCCTCTTCTCTTTCTCCTCCATTATCAATTCTTTTGCCAGGTCTCGTCATTTCAATCATGTTCTTGGTGTTTTTTCTCAAATGGGTTCTCTTGGTCTTGTTCCTGATAGTTATCTTCTTCCTAGTGCTATTAAAGCTTGTTCTGCATTGAAAGCTTTGAAACTTGGTAGACAGGTTCATGGCTTTGCCTATGTTTCTGGGTTTGGTTCTGATTCTATTTTGATTTCTTCTTTGGTTCATATGTACTTGAAATGTAAAACGATTGAAGATGCACAGAAACTGTTTGATAGTATGTCTGAACGAGATGTGGTTGTTTGGAGTGCTATGATTGCGGGTTATTCGCGGCTTGGGCTTGTTGATAGGGCGAAAGAGCTTTTTTCTGAGATGAGGAATGAGGGCGTGGAGCCGAATTTGGTGTCATGGAATGGAATGATTGCGGGGTTTGGAAATGCTGGGTCCTACGGTGAGGCAGCGATGTTGTTTCGAGGGATGATTTCGGAAGGGTTTTTGCCTGATGGGTCTGCTGTTTCTTGTGTTTTGCCTGGTATTGGGAACTTAGAGGATGTGTTGATGGGTAAACAGGTTCATGGGTATGTGATTAAGCAGGGTTTGGATTCGGACAATTTCGTGATTAGTGCTCTTCTTGACATGTATGGAAAATGTGGATGCACATCCGAGATGTCTCGggtgtttgatgaaattgatCAAACTGAAATAGGTTCTTTGAATGCTTTTCTTACTGGATTGTCGCGTAATGGTCTGGTTGATACTGCATTGGAGATGTTCAAGAAGTTTAAAGCCCAAGAAATAGAGTTGAATGTTGTTACATGGACGTCAATAATAGCTAGCTGCACGCAGCATGGGAAAGACATGGAAGCTTTGGAGTTTTTTAGAGATATGCAGGCTGATGGGGTGGAGCCTACTGCTGTTACTATCCCAAGCTTGATCCCTGCTTGTGGAAACGTTTCGGCGTTAACACATGGAAAGGAAATCCATTGCTTTTCGCTCAGGAAGGGAATTTTCGATGATGTATATGTAGGTAGTGCATTGATAGATATGTATGCCAAGTGCGGAAGAATCCAATTATCGCGACATTGTTTTGATATAATGCCAGCTAAAAATTTGGTTTCTTGGAACTCAGTGATGAGCGGATATGCCATGCATGGAAAGGCTAGGGAAACAATTGAGATGTTTAATATGATGTTGCAAAGTGGCCAGAAGCCTGACTTGATTACCTTCACGTGCGTGTTATCCGCGTGCACCCAAAATGGCTTAATCGAAGAGGGATGGAATTACTTTAATAGCATGTCCAAAGAACACGACGTTGAACCTAGAATGGAACATTATGCTTGTATGGTGACACTTCTCAGTCGTGT NNNNNNNNNNNNNNNNNNTTATTCTATCGTCAAGGAAATGCCATTTGAACCAGATGCTTGTGTATGGGGATCCTTGTTAAGTTCTTGTAGAGTTCACAAAAATTTGAGTTTAGGGGAGATTGCAGCGGAGAAGCTTTTCGTGTTAGAACCAGACAACCCTGGGAACTACGTTCTTCTGTCCAATATCTATGCTTCAAAGGGCATGTGGGGCGAAGAGAATAGAATACGCAATATGATGAAGAATAAAGGGTTGAGGAAAAACCCTGGCTGTAGTTGGATCGAGATTGGACGCAGAGTACACACGCTACTTTCTGGCGACAAATCACATCCACAAATGAAAGAGATTTTGGAGAAGTCGGATAAATTGAGTATCGAGATTAAGAAGTCGGGTTACCTCCCGATGACTAACACTGTGCTGCAAGACGTGGAGGAACAAGACAAGGAGCAGATATTGTGTGGACACAGTGAAAAATTGGCAGTAGTATTAGGACTGCTCAACACGAGTCCTGGACAACCGCTTCAAGTGATCAAGAACCTGAGAATTTGTGATGACTGCCATGCTGTTATCAAAGTTATAAGCAGATTGGAAGCAAGAGAAATATATGTAAGAGACACAAATCGGTTTCACCATTTTAAAGACGGTGTTTGCTCTTGTGAAGATTTCTGGTAA